The Candidatus Syntrophosphaera sp. sequence TCGCTTCGGTTGAGTCATGATCGTCTCCTTGTCTTTTAGTTTCGATTAACCATTAAAACAAAGAGCGGGATCTGGCTCAACCTTTTTCTTCATCTGGCGTTACCTATTTTACACCAACCTTTGAGACGCTACCGCTTTGGCTTTAAGCCAAAGCCCGGGTTACCGAATTCTATTTCATTAACATCATTTTATGGATTCGATATTTATTCCCTTGTTCTATCCTTGCAAAGTAGAGTCCTGAACTGACTGTTCTGCCGCTTGAATCCGTTCCATTCCACATAACCGCATGTCTTCCAGCAACTACATGCTCATTTAGTAGTTGTTTGACTCTTTGTCCTTTGATATTGTAGATAGTCACGTTCACCATCCCCTCACTAGGCACAGAGAATCTGATGGTTGTCTCGGGATTGAACGGATTAGGGTAATTTGACTCAATTATTAGTACTGAGGGTATAGATTGGTTGTTCTGTGATTCGGTAGTTGTTATTGATGATAAATCTGCGAGAAATTCCAAATAACTGGCAAAATCAGGAGTATTTACACTTATATTGGGCAGTGATTTATCACCTTCATTAGCCAAATTCATATAACAGTAAGCCTGATCAATAAGAGCGAACAATGAATCTGCTACTGTCTCCGGATTATCAAGAATAAGCTGAAGTCTACTAATGGCAGTGAGATAATCTTCTTCTTTGATATAGCACTTTGTTTTAATCTCTTCTTTTTTCACGTATGTCGCAAAAGTCTCCGCAGGGATTTTCTGATCAAGGTAAGCTCTCAGATTGGCATAATCTTCAGATGATGCTCTTGTAGCCAGATACAAGTAGTCGATAGCAAGTTTCGTAAGTAAAGAATCTGGATAAACTTCGACGGCCTGCTTCATGCTTTGTATCGATTCATCAAACAATCCTTGATAAAACTGGTTCATCCCCGCTACAATAATGTCTGTTAACGATGATGGGAAAAAAGGATCGAACCTGAAGGCATCATAGTTTGGGTAGAACCGCTCTCTATAACTGGGAGGAGTTTGAGCAAAACTATTGCCCCTCATGTTAGCCACTGGTATTACTAACCCACTCGATAGATTAGCCAAAATATACTTATCCCAAGAATCAAAGTTCGCAAGGGGATCGTTAGGGACGTAATTAGTTTCAGTGAATAAATCGTCATCGAAGAGGTTAAGCCCATTTCTGGAGGTTGATAAAGACGCAGCATCACCAATCAATTCACACCCGTTGTTGTTTTGGAAAGTATTTGCTGCAAAACCATGGTAATCTGTGTTAGAATTCCAATTGTAGCTTTTCAGAAGCCAACAAAGCCACCGGAATGAGTGTGGAGAGCGCATTTGATCTCATGGGTCGGGCTCTGAATGGTCACACTGAGATGTTGGGTCGATATGGTATCGAGCTTGATGATACCAGACTCAAGACAGAAGGTGTATCCTATCTGGTCGAGAAGCTTGGCGAGGACTATGGTGGTACAGCTACAGCGCTGGCTGATCTGCGTCTGCAGAATGCCAATGCCTGGGGAGATATCCAGGAGTCAGTGGGTGATATGCTGACAGCTCTGATCAACCCTCTCTTGCAGGGACTTCGCTTGCTGATGGATGCCTATAATAGCCTGTCACCAGTGATGAAAGGCTTCGTAGCCGGTATCGTGATCGCCATCCCCATTATGGGAACTGTCACCACTGCCGTCATCACTCTGACAGCCGCCTATCATGCTCTGCAGGTAGCCATGAACCCGGTTGCGGGCATCATCGGCATAGCGGTGGGAGCCTTATCCGCTCTGGGTTTCGGACTGGCTGCCGCTTCCACGAGTTCAGAGGACCTGGCTACTTCTCAAAGAACCATGAATGACGAGATCAAGGATGCCCAGAAACAGGTCGGGGTAGAAGCCGAGAAGTTCAATCTGCTTTCTACTCGTTTACTGGAACTGCGCTCTGCCACTTCCTTAACTGCCGCAGATAAGCGGGAGATGAAGAACGTCATCAAGTCCCTCAATGACAACTACTCTGAGTATCTGGGCAACATCAACCTGGAGACAAGTGCCTACAATAATCTGGCTACCGCCCTGCGTAATGCTTCCGATGCTCTGGTACAGAAGAAGATAGCCGAGATCTATGGCGAGAAGTACAATGCCCAGATCAGAAAGGTAGCCGAACTGCAGATCGAGATCGACTCGCAACAGGCTGAGGTGGCTCAGGTTAGAGCCCGCAAACAGCAGTTGATGAACTCGGTTGACTGGGAGTTCCTAACCAGTGATCAGAACGCCATGGGCTTCAATCCTGCCTCTTACTTCGGTAATGATGGAGAATGGCTTAAGTTGGAAAGACGCCTGAACCAGTTCGGAGCCTTGACCGGGCAACTGCAGGCAGCCAAGAACGATCTACAACAGATCGGATCGGCTTATCGCCAGGCTATGCTCGATGCTCCAGATCTGACCTTTGATACCGGTGGTGGTGGAGGTGGCGGCTCATCCGCACCCGCAACAAATCCAGCTGCAACTGAAGCCGAGGCCAGACGCAGGGAAGCGTTACGCTTGATGGATGAGCTTGCCAGACTGCGTCAGGATGAGACGGAGAAGATAGAGGCTGAGTATCAGCGGCGGCTGGCTTTGATCAAAGAATTCACCAAGGACGGCAGTAATGAAGAGAAGCAGGCGTTGGATGATCTGGCGACCTGGAAGACACAGCAGGAGCAGGAGATCACAGATAGGGAGAAGGAAGCGGTACAAGCCAAGTTCAAGGCGGAGATCGATTACTTCTCTAACCTCGAGAACCTCGGGGTCTCCTCCTATGATGCCCTTAAACTGAGCATGGAGGAGTATTATGCCTGGGCTCAGCAGAATCTCCCGGAGCAGGAACAGCAGCTCATCCAGGCTCAACTGACCGAAGCCAAGCAGCGTCAGGCTAAACTGCTGCAGGACAGGCAAGAGGAGGAGCAAGCCAAACTACAGGAACTGCAGGACATCCGGGACGAGTTCTATAGCCGAGACCTAGACAATATCGGCAACTCCTATGACAAGCAACTCCTTGAAGTAGACCGCTATTACGAACAGATGAAAGCGAAGCTCTTGGAGGCTGGCTATACCGAGGTCGAGATCGAGCGGCAGAAACAGGAGACCCTGAACACACTCAGAACCAATCATCAGCTTCAGGTAGCCAGTGGCCTGTCCAAGATCTTTGGCGATCTGGCCTCGGCTCAAAATAAGGAGAGCGAGCGTGGCTTCAAGATGTGGAAGGCTTCAGCTATCGCCCAGGGCTACGTGGATACCTTCACCGCTGCTATTGGAGCCTATAAGTCCATGGTCGGTATTCCTGTAGTTGGTCCCGGACTGGCAGTGGCGGCTGCAGCAGCGGCTATGGCTGCCGGTCTGGCTAACATCGCCCGGATCAGTGCCACCAAGTTCGAGAAGAAGGCAACGGGTGGACTCTTAACCGGACCCTCCCATGACCAGGGAGGCATCCTGATCGAAGCTGAAGGTGACGAGTATGTCACCGCCAAGGGCAGGGTCAAAGCCCTGGGCAAGAACCTCTTTGACTTCCTCAACTTTGCACCTCTGGAGCAGGTGAAGTTAGCTTTCTCAGGTATTCCCATCCCGGCAGTCCCCCTACCGGCAAACGTGGGCTCATATTATGCTGCAGGTGGCAGTATCTCCTCCGGTAGCGGTATGAATACCCTGATCGATCTAATAGCCGCCATGAAAGATGAGATC is a genomic window containing:
- a CDS encoding T9SS type A sorting domain-containing protein, whose amino-acid sequence is MRSPHSFRWLCWLLKSYNWNSNTDYHGFAANTFQNNNGCELIGDAASLSTSRNGLNLFDDDLFTETNYVPNDPLANFDSWDKYILANLSSGLVIPVANMRGNSFAQTPPSYRERFYPNYDAFRFDPFFPSSLTDIIVAGMNQFYQGLFDESIQSMKQAVEVYPDSLLTKLAIDYLYLATRASSEDYANLRAYLDQKIPAETFATYVKKEEIKTKCYIKEEDYLTAISRLQLILDNPETVADSLFALIDQAYCYMNLANEGDKSLPNISVNTPDFASYLEFLADLSSITTTESQNNQSIPSVLIIESNYPNPFNPETTIRFSVPSEGMVNVTIYNIKGQRVKQLLNEHVVAGRHAVMWNGTDSSGRTVSSGLYFARIEQGNKYRIHKMMLMK